Proteins encoded together in one Hevea brasiliensis isolate MT/VB/25A 57/8 chromosome 16, ASM3005281v1, whole genome shotgun sequence window:
- the LOC131174407 gene encoding uncharacterized protein LOC131174407 isoform X5, translated as MDVERSSLCNCVVNFLIQENYLLTAFELLHELLDDGRDDHAIRLKEFFSDPYLFPTDQISRFNSLRVADPQNLLEEKEAIEEKLALSEYELRLAKEDVSKFKTELQKKKDLPQVELSESKSDVSENTRPDILRQKKATSFSDLGPLKDSERRDLNCAVKEYLLLAGYRLTAMTFYGEVTDQNLEVWQDTPACVPDALRHYYYQYLSSTTEAAEEKIAMLRENESLIKANEKLNHEKEKLLKNKDLADNQISGLNKSLEALQKDLKERENQVQELKQSWELQLKELNDCRAEITSLKMHLEGYRSGRSIMASDVDFTQSHSMENYKEEIISLQMGIERLKAKSPKAPKSVDSNNNEESLQTEEKVVEIDEDKTVISHPYDAIGVLSSEDVQSLITDNSGKPEEVSSDPSRNHLNEDINIENNQSDFKQNDEPPSEDGGPHMELDNLNVEAASGNMYDFAFQGLETIQILADALPKIVPHVLINHREELLPLMMCAIERHPDSTTRDSLTHTLFNLIKRPDEQQRRIIMDACVSLAKNVGEMRTETELLPQCWEQINHTYEERRLLVAQSCGELAEFVRPEIRDSLILSIVQQLVEDAATVVREAAARNLALLLPLFPSVDKYFKVEDVMFQLICDPSGMVVKTALEELLPAVIKWGNKLDHISRVLLSHIQSSAQCCPPLSGVEGSVESHLRVLGERERWSVDVFLRMLLELLPFVYQKAVETCPFSSVTESTNALFSTSSLELYSKGHDEWAAFQWMHVDCFPDLIQLACMLPPKEDHLRNKSTKFLLAVSEHFGDSYLVHIMMPVFLVAVGDNADLTYFPTAIHSRIEGVLGAPSKHEQLAGYLRKLLVDSSLKENQSTKYNAEIINAIRFLCTTEQHHSMIFNILWEMVVSSNVDMKINAVHLLKVIVPHIDAKVVSTHVLPALVTLGSDPNSIVKYASIDAFGAVAEHFKNDMIVDKIRVQMDAFLEDGSHEATVAVVRGLLVAVPHTTERLRDYLLSKIFQFTATPASTNDVLRCRERANAFYESIRALDATDLSATSVREFLLPAITNLLKDPDALDPAHKEALEIIVKERSGGTFETISKVMGAHLGIASSVTSFFGEGGLLGKKEAPDHQPPTPESPKAAQPSPTEDTRFRRIMMGGFTDMLRGKTWGQEETQLNQ; from the exons ATGGATGTGGAGAGATCCTCTTTGTGCAATTGCGTTGTGAATTTCTTGATACAAGAGAACTATCTCTTGACGGCATTTGAATTGCTTCATGAACTCCTTGACGATGGCAGAGACGACCACGCCATTCGCCTCAAGGAGTTCTTCTCTGATCCTTATCTTTTCCCTACTGATCAGATCTCTCGTTTCAATTCTCTTCGAG TTGCAGACCCTCAGAATTTACTAGAAGAGAAAGAAGCAATAGAAGAAAAATTAGCACTTAGTGAATATGAGCTTCGTTTGGCAAAAGAGGACGTTTCGAAGTTCAAAACTGAATTGCAGAAGAAAAAAGATTTGCCACAGGTGGAATTGAGTG AGTCAAAATCAGATGTTTCTGAGAACACCAGACCAGATATTCTACGGCAAAAGAAGGCCACTTCCTTCTCTGACTTGGGCCCTTTGAAGGATAGTGAGCGTAGAGATCTTAATTGTGCCGTAAAGGAATATTTACTATTAGCGGGATATCGGCTTACTGCTATGACATTCTACGGAGAA GTTACAGATCAGAATTTAGAAGTTTGGCAGGACACACCTGCATGCGTACCAGATGCCTTGCGACATTATTACTATCAATACCTTTcatccactacagaggctgctgAG GAGAAAATTGCCATGCTTCGAGAAAATGAGTCATTAATAAAAGCAAATGAGAAGCTgaatcatgaaaaagagaaatTGCTGAAAAACAAAGATTTGGCTGATAATCAAATAAGTGGACTAAATAAATCCTTAGAGGCTCTTCAAAAAGATCTTAAGGAGAGGGAGAACCAG GTGCAGGAATTGAAGCAGTCCTGGGAGCTCCAACTAAAGGAACTTAATGATTGTAGAGCTGAAATTACTTCACTGAAAATGCACCTCGAAGGATATCGTTCTGGAAGAAGCATTATGGCTAGTGATGTTGATTTTACTCAATCCCATTCCATGGAAAACTACAAGGAAGAAATAATATCATTGCAGATGGGAATTGAAAGGTTGAAGGCAAAAAGCCCAAAAGCTCCTAAATCTGTAGATTCCAACAACAACGAGGAGTCTCTGCAGACAGAAGAGAAAGTTGTTGAGATAGATGAAGATAAAACTGTAATCTCTCATCCATATGATGCTATTGGAGTGTTGAGCAGTGAAGATGTTCAATCACTGATAACTGATAACTCTGGTAAACCTGAGGAAGTTTCATCTGATCCATCAAGAAATCATTTAAATGAagatattaatattgaaaacaatCAAAGTGACTTTAAACAAAATGATGAACCACCCTCGGAAGATGGTGGGCCACACATGGAATTGGACAATTTAAATGTTGAAGCTGCTTCAGGAAACATG TATGATTTTGCTTTTCAGGGTTTAGAAACAATTCAAATCCTTGCAGATGCCTTGCCCAAGATTGTACCCCATGTTTTGATCAATCATCGGGAG GAGCTTCTTCCCCTAATGATGTGTGCAATAGAGCGTCATCCAGATAGTACCACACGGGATTCCTTAACCCACACTTTGTTTAATTTGATCAAACGTCCGGATGAGCAACAGAGACGGATCATAATGGAT GCATGTGTTAGTCTTGCAAAGAATGTGGGAGAGATGAGAACAGAAACAGAATTGCTTCCCCAGTGTTGGGAACAA ATAAACCACACATATGAGGAGCGTAGACTGCTTGTTGCTCAATCTTGTGGAGAGCTTGCAGAGTTTGTCCGGCCTGAGATCCGTGATTCTCTAATTCTGTCCATTGTGCAACAACTGGTAGAAGATGCTGCAACTGTTGTTCGAGAGGCGGCTGCACGTAATCTGGCATTGTTGCTTCCACTCTTCCCAAGTGTGGACAAATATTTCAAG GTTGAGGATGTGATGTTCCAATTGATCTGTGATCCCTCCGGAATGGTGGTCAAAACTGCACTTGAGGAGCTACTTCCTGCAGTAATAAAATGGGGGAATAAGTTGGATCACATTTCAAGAGTTCTACTTTCCCATATACAGAGCTCTGCTCAG TGCTGTCCACCTCTTTCGGGGGTTGAAGGCTCTGTGGAGTCCCATTTACGTGTCTTGGGGGAACGAGAGCGCTGGAGTGTTGATGTGTTTTTGAGAATGCTGTTGGAGTTGCTTCCATTTGTGTACCAGAAGGCAGTTGAGACTTGCCCTTTTTCTTCAGTAACAGAGTCAACAAATGCATTGTTCTCTACTTCATCACTTGAATTGTATTCAAA GGGACATGATGAATGGGCAGCATTTCAGTGGATGCACGTTGATTGCTTTCCTGATCTGATACAGTTGGCCTGCATGTTACCCCCAAAAGAAGACCATTTAAGAAACAAAAGCACAAAG TTTTTGTTGGCTGTAAGTGAGCACTTTGGGGATTCTTATCTGGTGCACATAATGATGCCTGTGTTCTTAGTAGCAGTTGGGGACAATGCAGATTTAACATATTTTCCGACTGCCATTCATTCAAGAATCGAAG GTGTTCTAGGTGCTCCCAGCAAGCATGAACAACTAGCAGGCTACTTGAGAAAGTTGCTAGTTGACAGCTCCCTAAAAGAAAATCAATCAACAAAATACAATGCTGAGATTATTAACGCTATCCGTTTTCTTTG CACTACTGAACAGCATCATAGTATGATATTCAATATTTTATGGGAAATGGTTGTTAGCTCCAACGTAGATATGAAAATCAATGCGGTCCATCTGTTGAAAGTCATA GTGCCGCATATTGATGCAAAAGTTGTTTCTACCCATGTTTTGCCTGCCCTAGTTACTCTTGGCTCTGATCCAAACTCAATTGTGAAGTATGCCAGCATAGATGCGTTTGGAGCTGTGGCAGAACATTTTAAAAACGACATG ATAGTTGATAAAATTCGTGTTCAAATGGATGCTTTTCTTGAAGATGGATCCCATGAAGCTACTGTTGCTGTTGTCCGTGGGTTACTGGTAGCAGTACCTCACACAACAGAGAGACTCAGAGATT ATCTTCTTTCCAAgatttttcaatttacagccacACCAGCTTCCACAAACGATGTCCTGCGTTGCCGTGAGAGAGCTAATGCATTCTATGAATCAATCCGTGCCTTGGACGCTACAG ATCTTTCGGCAACTAGTGTGCGGGAATTCCTCCTCCCTGCTATAACAAACCTGTTAAAAGATCCAGATGCATTAGATCCAGCACACAAAGAAGCCCTTGAGATAATAGTGAAAGAAAGATCAGGCGGAACGTTTGAGACCATTAGCAAGGTGATGGGTGCTCATCTTGGGATAGCATCGTCAGTCACTAGTTTCTTTGGAGAAGGTGGGCTGTTGGGAAAGAAAGAAGCTCCAGACCATCAGCCACCAACACCTGAGTCTCCAAAGGCTGCGCAACCTTCACCAACAGAAGACACGAGGTTCAGGCGTATCATGATGGGTGGTTTTACAGACATGCTTCGGGGTAAAACATGGGGACAAGAAGAAACACAGCTGAACCAATAA
- the LOC131174407 gene encoding uncharacterized protein LOC131174407 isoform X1 produces MDVERSSLCNCVVNFLIQENYLLTAFELLHELLDDGRDDHAIRLKEFFSDPYLFPTDQISRFNSLRVADPQNLLEEKEAIEEKLALSEYELRLAKEDVSKFKTELQKKKDLPQVELSESKSDVSENTRPDILRQKKATSFSDLGPLKDSERRDLNCAVKEYLLLAGYRLTAMTFYGEVTDQNLEVWQDTPACVPDALRHYYYQYLSSTTEAAEEKIAMLRENESLIKANEKLNHEKEKLLKNKDLADNQISGLNKSLEALQKDLKERENQVQELKQSWELQLKELNDCRAEITSLKMHLEGYRSGRSIMASDVDFTQSHSMENYKEEIISLQMGIERLKAKSPKAPKSVDSNNNEESLQTEEKVVEIDEDKTVISHPYDAIGVLSSEDVQSLITDNSGKPEEVSSDPSRNHLNEDINIENNQSDFKQNDEPPSEDGGPHMELDNLNVEAASGNMYDFAFQGLETIQILADALPKIVPHVLINHREELLPLMMCAIERHPDSTTRDSLTHTLFNLIKRPDEQQRRIIMDACVSLAKNVGEMRTETELLPQCWEQINHTYEERRLLVAQSCGELAEFVRPEIRDSLILSIVQQLVEDAATVVREAAARNLALLLPLFPSVDKYFKVEDVMFQLICDPSGMVVKTALEELLPAVIKWGNKLDHISRVLLSHIQSSAQCCPPLSGVEGSVESHLRVLGERERWSVDVFLRMLLELLPFVYQKAVETCPFSSVTESTNALFSTSSLELYSKGHDEWAAFQWMHVDCFPDLIQLACMLPPKEDHLRNKSTKFLLAVSEHFGDSYLVHIMMPVFLVAVGDNADLTYFPTAIHSRIEAGLRPKTAVAERLATMCVLPLLLAGVLGAPSKHEQLAGYLRKLLVDSSLKENQSTKYNAEIINAIRFLCTTEQHHSMIFNILWEMVVSSNVDMKINAVHLLKVIVPHIDAKVVSTHVLPALVTLGSDPNSIVKYASIDAFGAVAEHFKNDMIVDKIRVQMDAFLEDGSHEATVAVVRGLLVAVPHTTERLRDYLLSKIFQFTATPASTNDVLRCRERANAFYESIRALDATDLSATSVREFLLPAITNLLKDPDALDPAHKEALEIIVKERSGGTFETISKVMGAHLGIASSVTSFFGEGGLLGKKEAPDHQPPTPESPKAAQPSPTEDTRFRRIMMGGFTDMLRGKTWGQEETQLNQ; encoded by the exons ATGGATGTGGAGAGATCCTCTTTGTGCAATTGCGTTGTGAATTTCTTGATACAAGAGAACTATCTCTTGACGGCATTTGAATTGCTTCATGAACTCCTTGACGATGGCAGAGACGACCACGCCATTCGCCTCAAGGAGTTCTTCTCTGATCCTTATCTTTTCCCTACTGATCAGATCTCTCGTTTCAATTCTCTTCGAG TTGCAGACCCTCAGAATTTACTAGAAGAGAAAGAAGCAATAGAAGAAAAATTAGCACTTAGTGAATATGAGCTTCGTTTGGCAAAAGAGGACGTTTCGAAGTTCAAAACTGAATTGCAGAAGAAAAAAGATTTGCCACAGGTGGAATTGAGTG AGTCAAAATCAGATGTTTCTGAGAACACCAGACCAGATATTCTACGGCAAAAGAAGGCCACTTCCTTCTCTGACTTGGGCCCTTTGAAGGATAGTGAGCGTAGAGATCTTAATTGTGCCGTAAAGGAATATTTACTATTAGCGGGATATCGGCTTACTGCTATGACATTCTACGGAGAA GTTACAGATCAGAATTTAGAAGTTTGGCAGGACACACCTGCATGCGTACCAGATGCCTTGCGACATTATTACTATCAATACCTTTcatccactacagaggctgctgAG GAGAAAATTGCCATGCTTCGAGAAAATGAGTCATTAATAAAAGCAAATGAGAAGCTgaatcatgaaaaagagaaatTGCTGAAAAACAAAGATTTGGCTGATAATCAAATAAGTGGACTAAATAAATCCTTAGAGGCTCTTCAAAAAGATCTTAAGGAGAGGGAGAACCAG GTGCAGGAATTGAAGCAGTCCTGGGAGCTCCAACTAAAGGAACTTAATGATTGTAGAGCTGAAATTACTTCACTGAAAATGCACCTCGAAGGATATCGTTCTGGAAGAAGCATTATGGCTAGTGATGTTGATTTTACTCAATCCCATTCCATGGAAAACTACAAGGAAGAAATAATATCATTGCAGATGGGAATTGAAAGGTTGAAGGCAAAAAGCCCAAAAGCTCCTAAATCTGTAGATTCCAACAACAACGAGGAGTCTCTGCAGACAGAAGAGAAAGTTGTTGAGATAGATGAAGATAAAACTGTAATCTCTCATCCATATGATGCTATTGGAGTGTTGAGCAGTGAAGATGTTCAATCACTGATAACTGATAACTCTGGTAAACCTGAGGAAGTTTCATCTGATCCATCAAGAAATCATTTAAATGAagatattaatattgaaaacaatCAAAGTGACTTTAAACAAAATGATGAACCACCCTCGGAAGATGGTGGGCCACACATGGAATTGGACAATTTAAATGTTGAAGCTGCTTCAGGAAACATG TATGATTTTGCTTTTCAGGGTTTAGAAACAATTCAAATCCTTGCAGATGCCTTGCCCAAGATTGTACCCCATGTTTTGATCAATCATCGGGAG GAGCTTCTTCCCCTAATGATGTGTGCAATAGAGCGTCATCCAGATAGTACCACACGGGATTCCTTAACCCACACTTTGTTTAATTTGATCAAACGTCCGGATGAGCAACAGAGACGGATCATAATGGAT GCATGTGTTAGTCTTGCAAAGAATGTGGGAGAGATGAGAACAGAAACAGAATTGCTTCCCCAGTGTTGGGAACAA ATAAACCACACATATGAGGAGCGTAGACTGCTTGTTGCTCAATCTTGTGGAGAGCTTGCAGAGTTTGTCCGGCCTGAGATCCGTGATTCTCTAATTCTGTCCATTGTGCAACAACTGGTAGAAGATGCTGCAACTGTTGTTCGAGAGGCGGCTGCACGTAATCTGGCATTGTTGCTTCCACTCTTCCCAAGTGTGGACAAATATTTCAAG GTTGAGGATGTGATGTTCCAATTGATCTGTGATCCCTCCGGAATGGTGGTCAAAACTGCACTTGAGGAGCTACTTCCTGCAGTAATAAAATGGGGGAATAAGTTGGATCACATTTCAAGAGTTCTACTTTCCCATATACAGAGCTCTGCTCAG TGCTGTCCACCTCTTTCGGGGGTTGAAGGCTCTGTGGAGTCCCATTTACGTGTCTTGGGGGAACGAGAGCGCTGGAGTGTTGATGTGTTTTTGAGAATGCTGTTGGAGTTGCTTCCATTTGTGTACCAGAAGGCAGTTGAGACTTGCCCTTTTTCTTCAGTAACAGAGTCAACAAATGCATTGTTCTCTACTTCATCACTTGAATTGTATTCAAA GGGACATGATGAATGGGCAGCATTTCAGTGGATGCACGTTGATTGCTTTCCTGATCTGATACAGTTGGCCTGCATGTTACCCCCAAAAGAAGACCATTTAAGAAACAAAAGCACAAAG TTTTTGTTGGCTGTAAGTGAGCACTTTGGGGATTCTTATCTGGTGCACATAATGATGCCTGTGTTCTTAGTAGCAGTTGGGGACAATGCAGATTTAACATATTTTCCGACTGCCATTCATTCAAGAATCGAAG CAGGTTTGAGACCAAAAACTGCTGTGGCCGAGAGGCTTGCTACAATGTGTGTTCTGCCACTTCTCTTGGCAGGTGTTCTAGGTGCTCCCAGCAAGCATGAACAACTAGCAGGCTACTTGAGAAAGTTGCTAGTTGACAGCTCCCTAAAAGAAAATCAATCAACAAAATACAATGCTGAGATTATTAACGCTATCCGTTTTCTTTG CACTACTGAACAGCATCATAGTATGATATTCAATATTTTATGGGAAATGGTTGTTAGCTCCAACGTAGATATGAAAATCAATGCGGTCCATCTGTTGAAAGTCATA GTGCCGCATATTGATGCAAAAGTTGTTTCTACCCATGTTTTGCCTGCCCTAGTTACTCTTGGCTCTGATCCAAACTCAATTGTGAAGTATGCCAGCATAGATGCGTTTGGAGCTGTGGCAGAACATTTTAAAAACGACATG ATAGTTGATAAAATTCGTGTTCAAATGGATGCTTTTCTTGAAGATGGATCCCATGAAGCTACTGTTGCTGTTGTCCGTGGGTTACTGGTAGCAGTACCTCACACAACAGAGAGACTCAGAGATT ATCTTCTTTCCAAgatttttcaatttacagccacACCAGCTTCCACAAACGATGTCCTGCGTTGCCGTGAGAGAGCTAATGCATTCTATGAATCAATCCGTGCCTTGGACGCTACAG ATCTTTCGGCAACTAGTGTGCGGGAATTCCTCCTCCCTGCTATAACAAACCTGTTAAAAGATCCAGATGCATTAGATCCAGCACACAAAGAAGCCCTTGAGATAATAGTGAAAGAAAGATCAGGCGGAACGTTTGAGACCATTAGCAAGGTGATGGGTGCTCATCTTGGGATAGCATCGTCAGTCACTAGTTTCTTTGGAGAAGGTGGGCTGTTGGGAAAGAAAGAAGCTCCAGACCATCAGCCACCAACACCTGAGTCTCCAAAGGCTGCGCAACCTTCACCAACAGAAGACACGAGGTTCAGGCGTATCATGATGGGTGGTTTTACAGACATGCTTCGGGGTAAAACATGGGGACAAGAAGAAACACAGCTGAACCAATAA
- the LOC131174407 gene encoding uncharacterized protein LOC131174407 isoform X2, producing MDVERSSLCNCVVNFLIQENYLLTAFELLHELLDDGRDDHAIRLKEFFSDPYLFPTDQISRFNSLRVADPQNLLEEKEAIEEKLALSEYELRLAKEDVSKFKTELQKKKDLPQVELSESKSDVSENTRPDILRQKKATSFSDLGPLKDSERRDLNCAVKEYLLLAGYRLTAMTFYGEVTDQNLEVWQDTPACVPDALRHYYYQYLSSTTEAAEEKIAMLRENESLIKANEKLNHEKEKLLKNKDLADNQISGLNKSLEALQKDLKERENQVQELKQSWELQLKELNDCRAEITSLKMHLEGYRSGRSIMASDVDFTQSHSMENYKEEIISLQMGIERLKAKSPKAPKSVDSNNNEESLQTEEKVVEIDEDKTVISHPYDAIGVLSSEDVQSLITDNSGKPEEVSSDPSRNHLNEDINIENNQSDFKQNDEPPSEDGGPHMELDNLNVEAASGNMYDFAFQGLETIQILADALPKIVPHVLINHREELLPLMMCAIERHPDSTTRDSLTHTLFNLIKRPDEQQRRIIMDACVSLAKNVGEMRTETELLPQCWEQINHTYEERRLLVAQSCGELAEFVRPEIRDSLILSIVQQLVEDAATVVREAAARNLALLLPLFPSVDKYFKVEDVMFQLICDPSGMVVKTALEELLPAVIKWGNKLDHISRVLLSHIQSSAQCCPPLSGVEGSVESHLRVLGERERWSVDVFLRMLLELLPFVYQKAVETCPFSSVTESTNALFSTSSLELYSKGHDEWAAFQWMHVDCFPDLIQLACMLPPKEDHLRNKSTKFLLAVSEHFGDSYLVHIMMPVFLVAVGDNADLTYFPTAIHSRIEGLRPKTAVAERLATMCVLPLLLAGVLGAPSKHEQLAGYLRKLLVDSSLKENQSTKYNAEIINAIRFLCTTEQHHSMIFNILWEMVVSSNVDMKINAVHLLKVIVPHIDAKVVSTHVLPALVTLGSDPNSIVKYASIDAFGAVAEHFKNDMIVDKIRVQMDAFLEDGSHEATVAVVRGLLVAVPHTTERLRDYLLSKIFQFTATPASTNDVLRCRERANAFYESIRALDATDLSATSVREFLLPAITNLLKDPDALDPAHKEALEIIVKERSGGTFETISKVMGAHLGIASSVTSFFGEGGLLGKKEAPDHQPPTPESPKAAQPSPTEDTRFRRIMMGGFTDMLRGKTWGQEETQLNQ from the exons ATGGATGTGGAGAGATCCTCTTTGTGCAATTGCGTTGTGAATTTCTTGATACAAGAGAACTATCTCTTGACGGCATTTGAATTGCTTCATGAACTCCTTGACGATGGCAGAGACGACCACGCCATTCGCCTCAAGGAGTTCTTCTCTGATCCTTATCTTTTCCCTACTGATCAGATCTCTCGTTTCAATTCTCTTCGAG TTGCAGACCCTCAGAATTTACTAGAAGAGAAAGAAGCAATAGAAGAAAAATTAGCACTTAGTGAATATGAGCTTCGTTTGGCAAAAGAGGACGTTTCGAAGTTCAAAACTGAATTGCAGAAGAAAAAAGATTTGCCACAGGTGGAATTGAGTG AGTCAAAATCAGATGTTTCTGAGAACACCAGACCAGATATTCTACGGCAAAAGAAGGCCACTTCCTTCTCTGACTTGGGCCCTTTGAAGGATAGTGAGCGTAGAGATCTTAATTGTGCCGTAAAGGAATATTTACTATTAGCGGGATATCGGCTTACTGCTATGACATTCTACGGAGAA GTTACAGATCAGAATTTAGAAGTTTGGCAGGACACACCTGCATGCGTACCAGATGCCTTGCGACATTATTACTATCAATACCTTTcatccactacagaggctgctgAG GAGAAAATTGCCATGCTTCGAGAAAATGAGTCATTAATAAAAGCAAATGAGAAGCTgaatcatgaaaaagagaaatTGCTGAAAAACAAAGATTTGGCTGATAATCAAATAAGTGGACTAAATAAATCCTTAGAGGCTCTTCAAAAAGATCTTAAGGAGAGGGAGAACCAG GTGCAGGAATTGAAGCAGTCCTGGGAGCTCCAACTAAAGGAACTTAATGATTGTAGAGCTGAAATTACTTCACTGAAAATGCACCTCGAAGGATATCGTTCTGGAAGAAGCATTATGGCTAGTGATGTTGATTTTACTCAATCCCATTCCATGGAAAACTACAAGGAAGAAATAATATCATTGCAGATGGGAATTGAAAGGTTGAAGGCAAAAAGCCCAAAAGCTCCTAAATCTGTAGATTCCAACAACAACGAGGAGTCTCTGCAGACAGAAGAGAAAGTTGTTGAGATAGATGAAGATAAAACTGTAATCTCTCATCCATATGATGCTATTGGAGTGTTGAGCAGTGAAGATGTTCAATCACTGATAACTGATAACTCTGGTAAACCTGAGGAAGTTTCATCTGATCCATCAAGAAATCATTTAAATGAagatattaatattgaaaacaatCAAAGTGACTTTAAACAAAATGATGAACCACCCTCGGAAGATGGTGGGCCACACATGGAATTGGACAATTTAAATGTTGAAGCTGCTTCAGGAAACATG TATGATTTTGCTTTTCAGGGTTTAGAAACAATTCAAATCCTTGCAGATGCCTTGCCCAAGATTGTACCCCATGTTTTGATCAATCATCGGGAG GAGCTTCTTCCCCTAATGATGTGTGCAATAGAGCGTCATCCAGATAGTACCACACGGGATTCCTTAACCCACACTTTGTTTAATTTGATCAAACGTCCGGATGAGCAACAGAGACGGATCATAATGGAT GCATGTGTTAGTCTTGCAAAGAATGTGGGAGAGATGAGAACAGAAACAGAATTGCTTCCCCAGTGTTGGGAACAA ATAAACCACACATATGAGGAGCGTAGACTGCTTGTTGCTCAATCTTGTGGAGAGCTTGCAGAGTTTGTCCGGCCTGAGATCCGTGATTCTCTAATTCTGTCCATTGTGCAACAACTGGTAGAAGATGCTGCAACTGTTGTTCGAGAGGCGGCTGCACGTAATCTGGCATTGTTGCTTCCACTCTTCCCAAGTGTGGACAAATATTTCAAG GTTGAGGATGTGATGTTCCAATTGATCTGTGATCCCTCCGGAATGGTGGTCAAAACTGCACTTGAGGAGCTACTTCCTGCAGTAATAAAATGGGGGAATAAGTTGGATCACATTTCAAGAGTTCTACTTTCCCATATACAGAGCTCTGCTCAG TGCTGTCCACCTCTTTCGGGGGTTGAAGGCTCTGTGGAGTCCCATTTACGTGTCTTGGGGGAACGAGAGCGCTGGAGTGTTGATGTGTTTTTGAGAATGCTGTTGGAGTTGCTTCCATTTGTGTACCAGAAGGCAGTTGAGACTTGCCCTTTTTCTTCAGTAACAGAGTCAACAAATGCATTGTTCTCTACTTCATCACTTGAATTGTATTCAAA GGGACATGATGAATGGGCAGCATTTCAGTGGATGCACGTTGATTGCTTTCCTGATCTGATACAGTTGGCCTGCATGTTACCCCCAAAAGAAGACCATTTAAGAAACAAAAGCACAAAG TTTTTGTTGGCTGTAAGTGAGCACTTTGGGGATTCTTATCTGGTGCACATAATGATGCCTGTGTTCTTAGTAGCAGTTGGGGACAATGCAGATTTAACATATTTTCCGACTGCCATTCATTCAAGAATCGAAG GTTTGAGACCAAAAACTGCTGTGGCCGAGAGGCTTGCTACAATGTGTGTTCTGCCACTTCTCTTGGCAGGTGTTCTAGGTGCTCCCAGCAAGCATGAACAACTAGCAGGCTACTTGAGAAAGTTGCTAGTTGACAGCTCCCTAAAAGAAAATCAATCAACAAAATACAATGCTGAGATTATTAACGCTATCCGTTTTCTTTG CACTACTGAACAGCATCATAGTATGATATTCAATATTTTATGGGAAATGGTTGTTAGCTCCAACGTAGATATGAAAATCAATGCGGTCCATCTGTTGAAAGTCATA GTGCCGCATATTGATGCAAAAGTTGTTTCTACCCATGTTTTGCCTGCCCTAGTTACTCTTGGCTCTGATCCAAACTCAATTGTGAAGTATGCCAGCATAGATGCGTTTGGAGCTGTGGCAGAACATTTTAAAAACGACATG ATAGTTGATAAAATTCGTGTTCAAATGGATGCTTTTCTTGAAGATGGATCCCATGAAGCTACTGTTGCTGTTGTCCGTGGGTTACTGGTAGCAGTACCTCACACAACAGAGAGACTCAGAGATT ATCTTCTTTCCAAgatttttcaatttacagccacACCAGCTTCCACAAACGATGTCCTGCGTTGCCGTGAGAGAGCTAATGCATTCTATGAATCAATCCGTGCCTTGGACGCTACAG ATCTTTCGGCAACTAGTGTGCGGGAATTCCTCCTCCCTGCTATAACAAACCTGTTAAAAGATCCAGATGCATTAGATCCAGCACACAAAGAAGCCCTTGAGATAATAGTGAAAGAAAGATCAGGCGGAACGTTTGAGACCATTAGCAAGGTGATGGGTGCTCATCTTGGGATAGCATCGTCAGTCACTAGTTTCTTTGGAGAAGGTGGGCTGTTGGGAAAGAAAGAAGCTCCAGACCATCAGCCACCAACACCTGAGTCTCCAAAGGCTGCGCAACCTTCACCAACAGAAGACACGAGGTTCAGGCGTATCATGATGGGTGGTTTTACAGACATGCTTCGGGGTAAAACATGGGGACAAGAAGAAACACAGCTGAACCAATAA